In Verrucomicrobiia bacterium, the sequence ATGTTTCAAAGCCCTCGCTAAATCTTGAGCTAACTGCTTACTAAGTAGCTCGGCCCCTTTTTGGTTAAGATGTCCTTTATCAAAAAAAAGTCGCTTATCACGAAAAACAGGGGCACTTAAATAATCCAAATAAACACAGCCTTCCCTCTCAAAAAAATTTTCAATCTGCTGATGGTAAGCGTTCGACGTCAAATAATCATAATGCGGATAATCAATTACAAAAACCTTAATCCCATCTTTTCGAGCCGCTCTCGCTGTTCTTAATACAACTTTCAACGGATCCGTTAAACGAAATTCTGCTACTTCGTCCGGCTCTTTAAATTCTTTTGGCGTTCCATCTAAGGCTCTATATCCACCATCCGCAATTTCCTCCAACTCACTTTCGTAGGCACTCTTATCCCAAAATGAAAAATCAAAATTATCAACCCATTCTCGAACCTCAGCCCGATAACGCACTAGTGGCAAAACAGAAGCCATAGCATAACCCAAACCCTCTTCCAAAGTAACAGTTGAATTTTGAAACATCCAAATTAAATCCCACGGCTGCAAAAACAGTCGATGAACCCGTTGCTCAGCATCTTTTTCATAATCCAACTCAAGCCATTCCGGATCCGTTTGAAGCAATAAAACTTTAGGATTTCGAGATCTTACAAAATTCTTATAAAGCAACCCTATATCACTGCTGGTTACTCCGGGAATTGCCAAATTATAGGAACGGAAAGAAAAACCGGCTCGTTTCAACATGGAATCCAACACAGATGGAACCACATCACAAGCCGGTCGAGAATTACCCAAAATAACCAAATTAACTTCATCATACGATTTGAATTGATCCACTTTAATTAAAGCATCATTCGTATGTTGACGCTGATGAATCAAAAACCAAGCCCAACCATTCATCAACACAAAACCAGAAATAATAATCAGCCAAAATCGATAAGCAGCAAAAAAGCGTTCCATTTAAAATTGAAAATAAATAAAAGGTTGATTATCGGGAGCAAAAATAATGATAACAAAAATCAATAATACCACTCCTACCGCTAATATCCAATCTGGCAACGACCACCAAAAACTTGGTCGCTTCCAAACTGCAATGACATGACCTGCCAAAGAAACAAAAAGAATCACAAATAAAAAAGGATGTTCCTCATGAATAGCTTTCCAAAACTTTTCTTCAAACAAGCCTGTCATATCCTGACTAACTTGATAAAAAACTAACTTAACATCCTGCCAAGATTCCGCTCGAAAAAAAATCCACCCAACAAGACACAAATGGAATACAATCAAAATATTTAGAAAAGCAGGTAACCGAATTTTCAAAGAACTTGCCCAATGATTTAAGATTAAAAGCACTCCATGATAACCACCCCATAAAATAAAAGTCCAATTTGCTCCATGCCATAAACCCCCAAGCAACATCGTAATCAAAAGATTACGATTTGTCATCAAAACCCCCTCCCGATTTCCACCCAGCGGGATATAAAGATAATCGCGCAACCATCGCGAAAGCGAAATATGCCAACGTTGCCAAAATTCCCGAAAACTTTTTGCTAAATAAGGAATGTTAAAATTATGCAAAATATCAAAACCCAACAACAAGCCCACTCCCCTCGCAATATTGGAATAACCGCTAAAATCAAAGTAAATCTGAAATGCAAACCCATACACCGCCAGTAGCGTGCCCAATGGCATCGCCTCATCCAAATCCTCAAACACCTCATCGACATAAAACCCCAAAGAATCCGCCAGAATCACCTTTTTAAACAAACCCAAACCAATCCACCATCCTCCTTCCCGCCAACGAATCTCACTCCACTTCGGGCGCTCTCTAAATTGCGGAACCAATTCATCAATCCGAAAAATAGGCCCCGCTAACTGATGCGGAAAAAACAACACAAACAAAGTAAAATTGCGCCACGACTGAATCGGTGCATGTCCCTTATAAATATCCACCACACAAGCAATCAATTGAAACGTATAAAACGAAATTCCCAACGGCAACAAAATCTCTGGCAAACTCCAAACCAGTGGCCGACTTCCCACAAGATCCACCAATTTTAAAATATTCTCCAACAAAAATTCCGCATACTTATGCCAAGCCAAAAAAGTTAGATCAAAAATAAGAATAAAAATCAGCAAAGTCTTAGAATGTCTCTTGGCCACCGCAAGACTCACCCAATAATTCAAAGAGATCACCCCAACAAAAATAATCGCATAAGCTAAACTCCATACTGCATAAAAAGCAAAGCTGCTAATTAAAATCCAATTCAACTGGCTACGACGATCCACCAAAGACCAATAAACCCCAAAAACAATCAGAAAAAAGAGCGCAAAGGAAATAGAATTAAAGAGCATCGCAATTTAAGCAAAGATTAATTCCTCCACTTTCCCCACAATTTAATCGAACGTCAAGCCTAGGTCATGTTAGTACACTAAGGCATTCGCGAAAAGAAAGCGTCACCCCCTGCGCTCCGAGCAATTTCTGCTAAAGCAACCTGATAACGATAACGCGCTTGCAATTCATTCAAACGAGCGCGATTCAATTCCGTTTGGGCATCCAAAGTTTCCAGTTGCGTACCGGCTCCCGCTTCAAAACGCGATCCTGCCAAACGCAACGCTTCATCAGCCAATTTTACATTGCCCTTTTGCGATTCGACCAGCTCTGCAGCCTCAACAAAATGAGAGTAAGCCGTGCGCACTTCCAAATCGATCCCACGCGCCACGTCTTCTTTATTCACAACGGAAGATCGCCATTGCGCTCGTGCTTGATCTACACGCCCTTTAGTTTCCAACCCATCCCAAATATTCCAACTACCTTGAACACCCGCTGTGTAACCTCCATCATTAGCATATAATTCATCCGTAAAATTTTCATGTGAATAACCATACGTAGCAAACGCTTCCAATCGTGGATAATAACCTGAACGCGCCACACGAATCGCGACAAGTTGTGAGCTAACCCCCAACTTCGCCACTTGCAAGGCTGGCCTCTTATTAAAAGCAGACATCAATAAAGGACGAAGTTCTACCTTTCTCGGTTTGACTTCCAAATCCCCAACTACCTCCAAAGTGTCTTCATGAAAATCTTCGCTCTCCGCTCCATCAATCGCCAACAATTTAGCCAGCTGTCGCAATGAAATGCGATACTGATTTTTGGCATCAATCAATTGCGGCTTCGCATTAGACACCGCCACATCGGCCCGCAAAACATTAAACCGAGCCACCGTTCCCGCTTCGAGAAATTTTTTCTGCCGATCCAGTTCTGCGCTTAGTAAATGAATATTCTGTTCCTCAACTGCAATGCGAGCGCGATTGACAAGAACCGTATAAAAAATTTGACGCACATTAAACACCACATCCAAAATGGCTTCTTGTAATTGATAAAAACCAGCTTGTTCACCTAATTTCGCTTGTTCAATACGCGCACGTGTCTCTCCCCCATCGTAAAGCAGTTTAGAAAATCGTATACCTACCTGCCATTGCTCATCGGTGAATTGATCAAAATTCGGTTGCGAAGAAAAATCCTGACCTTCCAAACTACTGCTTCGAGAACTAAAATTCCGTCCTGAGTTTCGACCCAATAAATACTCATCGGTTTGGGTAAAACTACCTTCCAAAGTCAAGTGCGGTAGTGCCGCAGCCCGCACTTCATAAGTTACCCCCGCCAAACGTTGAATTTCTGCCTTGGCCTTCAATAAATCCGGATTTTTTTCTAAAGCGCGAGTAACGGCCTCAGCTAAAGTAAACTTCATGGGTTGCGATGAAGAAACTATCTTATTATCTTGAGTCCAAGCGTTTTGGCTAAAAATAAAAAATAAAAAAAATGCATTCCAAAAAAAATAACGGCTCATTAGTATTTCTTTATACAGAATTTTGTGAAGGCATAAATAGCATTTTCTGGTTTCTTTTAACATTGGCAAACTCGGATAAATTCAGCTTAATGGTAAAACACATTTATGTTAATTCAATCTTTCACCCCCAATTTTCGTGACGCTTTGCGATTTTGGATGAAACTAGGGTGGATTAATTTTGGTGGACCTACTGGTCAGATTGCCATTTTGCATCATGAACTAGTCACTCGTAAAAAGTGGATTGAAGAAAACCATTTCCTACACGCTCTCAACTTTTGCATGATATTGCCGGGCCCTGAAGCACATCAACTTGCGATTTATTTGGGTTGGCTGCTGCATGGAACTCGAGGTGCGTTAGCTGCTGGCATTTTTTTTGTTTTGCCTTCCTTGATCATTCTTTGGCTATTGAGTTATTTTTACGTTTTATACGGTCAAATGCTTTGGGTCAGCTCTATTTTTGAAGGATTACGAGCTGCGATTTTAGCCATTATCGTAGGAGCTGTAATACGACTAGGAAAAAAAACAATACAAAATAAAATTTTAGTGCTTATTGCATGGTTCGCTTTTTTAGGATTAACCCTTTTCAAGATTTCTTTTCCGTGGATTATTTTATCTGCTGCGGCAACGGGTATCATTTTTAAAAAAGAACTTTCCCTTTTGCCAACAACTCCTCTTACTGGTCCTGCTGCCTTAGTTTTAGAAGAGAGATTTAATTGGAATCAATTTTTTAAAACTCTTACTTTGGGATTATTGATTTGGTGGGGACCGATTTTATTGGCTGGCATTCTAGCTGGTTGGCAATCAGTTTTTTTTCAACAAGGTCTTTTTTTTAGCAAAGCAGCCTTAGTCACATTTGGCGGCGCTTATGCCGTCTTACCTTATGTTGCCCAACACGCAGTTGATCAATTTGGGTGGCTTACTCACGCTCAAATGATGGATGGTCTCGCTCTGGCTGAAACCACGCCAGGCCCTCTAGTCATCGTGCTACAATTTGTTGGTTTTTTAGGAGGTTGGCACAAAGCCGGTTCTTTGCCTCCTTTACTTACAGCTACATTTTGCTCTGGAATTACCGCTTGGGCCACATTTGTGCCAAGTTTTTTATGGATTTTTCTGGGTGCTAGCTATACCGAAAAGTTGCAACAGAAAAAAAATTTTGTCGCTGCTTTAGCGGCCATTGCTGCTGCCGTTTTAGGTGTTTTAGCTAGTTTAACATTTTGGTTTGCTCAAGCCGCATTCTTAAAAGAAGGCAAAATTAATTTTTTCGTTCTTCTTACTGCCGGAGCATGCTTTTGGCTTTTAAAACGTTTGGAGTATCGCGTCGTGCCCATTATTTTATTTGGAGCTTTAGCAGGAGCCGCAAAATTTTATTTCCTAAGCTAAAAACTACTCAGCCTTGCCAAATTAATGAATGTTATCCTCCACCACTTTTTGAATTTCCAAATAAGTGCGGGAGCGAGAAAGATCACGATCCAAAAAACGAGTGGAAATTTGTAGCTCCTTCAAAACCCAAACATTCCCTATTTTTTGCACACCATTAACTTCAATACGTTTGGCAATTTGATTGTTTTGATTATAAAAATCAGCGCGCATCAAAACATAATGTTGCTGACTCACCCAAAATCTGACTTTTGAAAAAGATGAAGTTTTTTTCACTGGAAACGCATCCAAAACAAAAGCAGCCTCCGTTTTAAAAGAATCTACATCCACCTTTTCTATCTTTGGCCAACTCAGAAAATCCAGCGCTAGCTCTTCATAAGTCAAATCCGTTCTTAAAATCGATTGATTCCATTGATCAACAGGCAATTCCCCCCAAGGTTCTCGATCCTGAGAGCGAGTCAAAACATGTGAGCCTTGAGGATCATAAGTCACTCGAATCTTTTTGGAATTATCTTCTGTTTTGAATTCATACTCCATTTCATAAGGTTTTGTCTTCAAAGACAAAGGCCAACGTTCATTCCGGACTCGTAAAATACCAACCATGGTAAAAGGTTCCCATTTCATATTGGCCCAAACTCGCTTGATAATAGTAACTGTTGAGGGCAAAGATTTTTCCTGAGTCGTGTCAGGAGAAGCTTCCAAAATAGAGGAGACCAAACTCGAAAGAATAAAACTCATGATGAAAAGTGCTTGTTTCTTCATAGTCATTAAAGGTAGGCTGCCACTTATGTGGGAGCAATGGTTAAACTGGGATCGTATGGCGTTCACGACATTGAATCAACATTGGACGCACAGTTTTCTGGATTACTTCACAGCGATTATTTGCGATCAAAAATTATTTATGCCCATTTTGATTGGTTTAGGAATCGTTTTGCTCATCGGCGGAACACAACGCGTCCGTTTCTTTCTCATTTTGGCAGTAGCCACTCTCATTATTAACGACGGCATCGTTAGTCCAACTTTGCGACATTGGATTCATCGTCCGAGACCTCACGAAGCTTTAATCGGAGCGCGGCGTGTGGAACTAAAAAGTCTAGCTCCCCGTATTCGAATCACCACCCACATCAAACCTAAGTCTAGTGGTCGATCCACCCCTTCCTCACATATGACCAATAATGTCTCTATCTTTGCCATCGCTTTTTTGTTTTTTCCAACGCTTCGTATTCCTATCGTTATATGGCTTTTTCTAATGGGTTACGCTCGCATTTATACTGGCGCCCATTATCCGAGCGATATTCTTTTTTCAATTTGGATCGCTTTACTAGAATCCGCTCTCATTGTCTCAATTGGATTTTATTTACAAAGCTTAATTCAAAATTTTAAAGCAAACCATAATACAACCACTTTCAATCAATCATAAATAAAATAATCGCGTTGCAATTTAAGACGCCGATCACGCCACGCTCCCACCTCTGGACCACCTTGCTTTTCCGCAACACGATAAAGAGCAATGGCCCCTTTCCAATCCTGTTTTTGTTCCAACAAAGTTCCTGCCTCAACCACTGCTTTGCCAAACCAATAATATTCCGGTGGAAAAACTTGATTAGTTTGGGTCGTTGCCGTCCATCGACCATATACTACATCCAAATAAGCTTCCAGTGCCTCTTGCGTTTTTCCTAACTTTTCCAATGTCTTGCCTTTTCGCCAACCCGCCTCATTTCTCCACTCCACCTTTATTTTTTCTTGCTTCAAACCTTCATTGAATGCAGCTAAAGCTTCAGTATAACGCTTCTCACTTTCCGCATCAGCGGCTAACCGAAACAAACAAAGGCCCCGCCCCAAATAGGCCAAAGCTACTTGCGGTTGATCAAAAAATCGTTGAATAATTGCATCATAAATCGCTATCGCAGAAGAAAATTTTGCCTGTGAAGTCAAAGCATCACCTTGACCCAAACGAGCATCCAAAACTCTTGACGAATTGGGATAACGTCGCGTCAACTCCTCAAACAAGCTCACTGCAGCCTCCCAATTAGCGCGACGCAACGCCGCTAAACCTGCAAAATAAAGTGCCTCATCGGCCGAGTCATGCTTAGCATAGTTTTTCGCCATCGTCTCAAACTGAATCTGTGCATTAGGAAAATCCTCTTTATCAAAATAAATTTGGCCCATTTTAAATTGAATCGATCCTGAAACTGAAGCTTGAGGAAATTGTGCAAGCAAAGTTTGAAGTTGATTTAATATTTTATCGGCATTCTTTCGATCGATCTGATAAAGCGCACAAAGCTTTAAAAATTCTGCAGAAACAAAAATGTCCCCCTCCGAAAATTTGCGAGTTATCTGCGTCAGTTGATCGACTGCCTCTTGATATTTGGCTTCATCGTAAAACGATTGCCCTATAGCCAACATCACCCGAGCGCGCGATTCTGTTTCCGGATAATTATCCAACAACATTTGCCATCTTTCGCGAGCGCGTTCCCATTGACCCAACCGCACATACAGTTGAGCTTGCTCTTGAATAGTCTGCTCCTGCAATAAACTTTCAGGAAATAACGAAGCAAAACGCGATTTCAATTGATCAAACTCTGCAATCCGATTTTGTTTAGACAAAGCCAATAAAGCGTTAAAAACCGCTTTTTCTTTAAGCGATCCCGCTCCAGAATTTTCTAAAACTGCTAAAAAATTCGTGTAAGCCTCGGCGTACTGCTGGTTAGAAAAATAAACTTCACCCAATCGAAATTGCGCTTCACTTACCAAAGCCGGATCCGATTTTTCCTTCATCGCTCGCTGAAATAAAGTCACCGCATTTTCTACATTGGTTCCCTTCCATTCCATTTCTCCCAAACGACACAACGCCAAACTATGCCAAGAAGTTTCCGGAAAATGATCAACAATCTGATTCCACGTTACTTTTGCTGCCTCTTTTTGTTGTTCCTGGGTTTGAGCTTCACCAATCGCATACAGACACGCCGCTGCAAAGGGTTTATCCAAATTTTGGGAAATTAAATCTTGTAAATGCGATAAAGCACTGGCTCCACGATTACCCAACTGCTTAGCAGCTTGAATATAATATTTCGTAGCCACCAATACATTCCCCTCCTGCTTAGCCGCAACAATATTTTTTTCAAAAAGGGATAGCGCCTCATCGGCTTCGCCAAGAGAAAGCAGACTTTCTCCCAATCCTAAAATAGCTTGTGCCACCACTGATTTGGGAAAAGCCTGAGGATCCAAAGTGATGACTTCAAAATGATGCCTCGCCTCAGAAAAACTCTTATTCGCAAATGCAATTTTTCCCAACCAAAGCTCAACTTCATATTTTACTTTGGAACTTAATTTTTCCTCCTTCAACTCGGTTAAGATTTTCTTTGCTCCTTCGAAGTCGCTACGGCGAATCCTGTCCTTCGCCAACACAATTTCCGCCAGTTGCGCCAAGGACTGATTTTTTTTGTCCTCAACTACCGCTCTCAAAAGTTCCTGACCTTCCGTTACTTTATTTTGATTTAATAACACCCAACCTAAACCCAAAATAGTTTCATCGCGAGGTTGAGAATTTTCAGCAAGCAACATTCGATAAAAATTTTCTGCTTTATCCCATTGTTGGTTATCAGCGTAAGCGCTTGCGGTATAAAAAAGTGAGGCTTCGCGCCAAGGATGATTTTTATTTTCCACATTAGGCTTTAAGGTTGCGATGGCTTGCTCAAACTGACCGAGTGAATACTGACTTTGCCCCAACCATAAACGCGCCTGTCTTTGGAATTCGCTTTCGGGATAATTTGCCAAAAATCTTTTTAATTTTGCTTCAGCATAAAAAAACAATCCATCATCTATAATTTTCTGAATGACTTGAAACTCACTTTTCTCTTCATCGCTTTGCCCTCGCAAAACAAGAGAAGATGGAAACAGAAAACCGCTTAGTAAAAAAAAGAAAAGGAAGCGCGATGATTTCATGTCGAAACCTTTTTTAAAACTTTAGCCAAATATTTTCCTGTCAGACTGTGCGGATCGCCCGCGATTTTTTCGGGCGTTCCTTGCGCCACCATATGTCCTCCTTGCACACCGCCCCCCGGGCCTAAATCGATCACATGATCGGCGCATTTAATGACATCCAAGTTATGTTCAATCACAATCAAAGTATTTCCTGAATCACGAAGTCTTAACAATACTTTAATTAAAAGTTCCACATCTGCAAAGTGCAAACCCGTGGTCGGTTCATCTAACAAATAAAGCGTTCGTCCCGTCTGTTTTTTAGCCAGCTCTGCCGATAATTTAACCCGTTGCGCTTCGCCCCCTGATAATGTATCAGCTGATTGCCCCAATTTTAAATAACCTACACCCACTTGGGACAGGCACTCTAATTT encodes:
- the chrA gene encoding chromate efflux transporter; this translates as MLIQSFTPNFRDALRFWMKLGWINFGGPTGQIAILHHELVTRKKWIEENHFLHALNFCMILPGPEAHQLAIYLGWLLHGTRGALAAGIFFVLPSLIILWLLSYFYVLYGQMLWVSSIFEGLRAAILAIIVGAVIRLGKKTIQNKILVLIAWFAFLGLTLFKISFPWIILSAAATGIIFKKELSLLPTTPLTGPAALVLEERFNWNQFFKTLTLGLLIWWGPILLAGILAGWQSVFFQQGLFFSKAALVTFGGAYAVLPYVAQHAVDQFGWLTHAQMMDGLALAETTPGPLVIVLQFVGFLGGWHKAGSLPPLLTATFCSGITAWATFVPSFLWIFLGASYTEKLQQKKNFVAALAAIAAAVLGVLASLTFWFAQAAFLKEGKINFFVLLTAGACFWLLKRLEYRVVPIILFGALAGAAKFYFLS
- a CDS encoding outer membrane lipoprotein-sorting protein produces the protein MKKQALFIMSFILSSLVSSILEASPDTTQEKSLPSTVTIIKRVWANMKWEPFTMVGILRVRNERWPLSLKTKPYEMEYEFKTEDNSKKIRVTYDPQGSHVLTRSQDREPWGELPVDQWNQSILRTDLTYEELALDFLSWPKIEKVDVDSFKTEAAFVLDAFPVKKTSSFSKVRFWVSQQHYVLMRADFYNQNNQIAKRIEVNGVQKIGNVWVLKELQISTRFLDRDLSRSRTYLEIQKVVEDNIH
- a CDS encoding phosphatase PAP2 family protein, which encodes MWEQWLNWDRMAFTTLNQHWTHSFLDYFTAIICDQKLFMPILIGLGIVLLIGGTQRVRFFLILAVATLIINDGIVSPTLRHWIHRPRPHEALIGARRVELKSLAPRIRITTHIKPKSSGRSTPSSHMTNNVSIFAIAFLFFPTLRIPIVIWLFLMGYARIYTGAHYPSDILFSIWIALLESALIVSIGFYLQSLIQNFKANHNTTTFNQS
- a CDS encoding MBOAT family protein produces the protein MLFNSISFALFFLIVFGVYWSLVDRRSQLNWILISSFAFYAVWSLAYAIIFVGVISLNYWVSLAVAKRHSKTLLIFILIFDLTFLAWHKYAEFLLENILKLVDLVGSRPLVWSLPEILLPLGISFYTFQLIACVVDIYKGHAPIQSWRNFTLFVLFFPHQLAGPIFRIDELVPQFRERPKWSEIRWREGGWWIGLGLFKKVILADSLGFYVDEVFEDLDEAMPLGTLLAVYGFAFQIYFDFSGYSNIARGVGLLLGFDILHNFNIPYLAKSFREFWQRWHISLSRWLRDYLYIPLGGNREGVLMTNRNLLITMLLGGLWHGANWTFILWGGYHGVLLILNHWASSLKIRLPAFLNILIVFHLCLVGWIFFRAESWQDVKLVFYQVSQDMTGLFEEKFWKAIHEEHPFLFVILFVSLAGHVIAVWKRPSFWWSLPDWILAVGVVLLIFVIIIFAPDNQPFIYFQF
- a CDS encoding TolC family protein, with protein sequence MSRYFFWNAFFLFFIFSQNAWTQDNKIVSSSQPMKFTLAEAVTRALEKNPDLLKAKAEIQRLAGVTYEVRAAALPHLTLEGSFTQTDEYLLGRNSGRNFSSRSSSLEGQDFSSQPNFDQFTDEQWQVGIRFSKLLYDGGETRARIEQAKLGEQAGFYQLQEAILDVVFNVRQIFYTVLVNRARIAVEEQNIHLLSAELDRQKKFLEAGTVARFNVLRADVAVSNAKPQLIDAKNQYRISLRQLAKLLAIDGAESEDFHEDTLEVVGDLEVKPRKVELRPLLMSAFNKRPALQVAKLGVSSQLVAIRVARSGYYPRLEAFATYGYSHENFTDELYANDGGYTAGVQGSWNIWDGLETKGRVDQARAQWRSSVVNKEDVARGIDLEVRTAYSHFVEAAELVESQKGNVKLADEALRLAGSRFEAGAGTQLETLDAQTELNRARLNELQARYRYQVALAEIARSAGGDAFFSRMP
- a CDS encoding tetratricopeptide repeat protein, which translates into the protein MKSSRFLFFFLLSGFLFPSSLVLRGQSDEEKSEFQVIQKIIDDGLFFYAEAKLKRFLANYPESEFQRQARLWLGQSQYSLGQFEQAIATLKPNVENKNHPWREASLFYTASAYADNQQWDKAENFYRMLLAENSQPRDETILGLGWVLLNQNKVTEGQELLRAVVEDKKNQSLAQLAEIVLAKDRIRRSDFEGAKKILTELKEEKLSSKVKYEVELWLGKIAFANKSFSEARHHFEVITLDPQAFPKSVVAQAILGLGESLLSLGEADEALSLFEKNIVAAKQEGNVLVATKYYIQAAKQLGNRGASALSHLQDLISQNLDKPFAAACLYAIGEAQTQEQQKEAAKVTWNQIVDHFPETSWHSLALCRLGEMEWKGTNVENAVTLFQRAMKEKSDPALVSEAQFRLGEVYFSNQQYAEAYTNFLAVLENSGAGSLKEKAVFNALLALSKQNRIAEFDQLKSRFASLFPESLLQEQTIQEQAQLYVRLGQWERARERWQMLLDNYPETESRARVMLAIGQSFYDEAKYQEAVDQLTQITRKFSEGDIFVSAEFLKLCALYQIDRKNADKILNQLQTLLAQFPQASVSGSIQFKMGQIYFDKEDFPNAQIQFETMAKNYAKHDSADEALYFAGLAALRRANWEAAVSLFEELTRRYPNSSRVLDARLGQGDALTSQAKFSSAIAIYDAIIQRFFDQPQVALAYLGRGLCLFRLAADAESEKRYTEALAAFNEGLKQEKIKVEWRNEAGWRKGKTLEKLGKTQEALEAYLDVVYGRWTATTQTNQVFPPEYYWFGKAVVEAGTLLEQKQDWKGAIALYRVAEKQGGPEVGAWRDRRLKLQRDYFIYD